The Carassius auratus strain Wakin chromosome 34, ASM336829v1, whole genome shotgun sequence genomic sequence TTAGCTGTGACGTATGTTTTCGTCGTCCTATCAGAAAGGCTAAAAACTCGATGTTACTTTTAGTTTCGTTTCTCCGTTAATGAGCTTGAATCCAGTTACGTTAACGTTATTCGTTCcaacctttcttttactgtctatggttccgACGCGCGCTTTTTTAAGCTTTGTGCGCCAATAGTCCATCGCACCTTTGTAActcatataatgtaaatattatgcTTTTAAATAGATAAAAGAGTTAGCTATTCTTCAAATTTTCTGTTGAAGTAGTCCAGTTTTCTGGGTAAATTATTCTTTACGTTCTGTGTATATTCTTAACTTTGTGAGAGAAAAAGAACACGCCCttgaaaatgaacattaaaaCACAGACTTTATTAAGAGCCTGGTCCACTTTAGAAATGCGGAATTGGATATGACAATAAGAAGTAGAAATGGTGATATGCAACatatcaaaactaacaaaaaacccATGAGTTCCCGCTAGGCCTGTCAAAAAAGGTGTAGGCCTATGCATTATCAGTAAAAAATGTTATCTatagaaaaattaataataacgTTTTTACTTCTCTAGTGCTACTAGTTGTgttgctttttcttcttcttcttcttcttcttaaatgCTTTGAACAAGTCTcttcaaaatgttatattattttttatggagTGTTTTAAGGAAAGATCCTGATTAAATAAATACcctcataaaatgtataattactaATGAAATAAAACTTGGGCTCTTTTAAAACTCCAAactaaagtattttaaattaaaccaaaatgggGGGAAAACAAATAATGCCTGTTACATTCAAACCTGCAAACCGAtaatatgaagaaaaataatatgtaggTCAGATGACCAGATCCACAGCTTTAGAAAACAATGCATggtttcataaaatgtattttaagggTTTTGCTTATACATTTTCCTGTGTCTTTGATCCTTTTATAGCTTAATCCAAAGTTCCTTCACACCAACTCCACCAGCCACACCTGGCCGTTCAGTGCTATTGCGGAGCTGATAGGTGAGCGAACACTTCAGATATCACTCATGTGAAAATATGTGTTTAGTTGTTTGGAACAATGGATGTTTGCCCTCAAAAGTTAGATTACTATGTACTTGTAACCTAGTTTCCCTTACATGTATATCCCTGTCTACATATATTAGTACtgtgtataataaattatttgagTAATTTTATTGCATCCCATGTATTGCTCAAAGACAGCTAGTCAGGGACAAGTAAGGAAATAAAAGACTAATTTTGTTGCATTAGTTTTCAGGGATACCTCAGTAGATAGCCACTCAAACTCTGATAAATATGTGTAATCTGATCATATTTGAAGTATATGTTTTCTGCCTTAGACAATGCTTACGACCCTGATGTGAGTGCCAAACAGTTTTGGATTGATAAGACAGCAATCAGAGGTCAAGACTGTCTAATTTTCATGGATAATGGAGCAGGAATGGATTATGATAAGATGTACAAAATGCTCAGGTGGGTTAGAACATTAAGTCGACAAACATACATTTGGGTTACATGATCCCCTAataaaccattctaatatgctgatttggtactaaAGAAACCTTTCTTACTGTAATTGTTGATTGTTAATTAAGtgtggaaacaaaacaaaatgcttttgaaacagatagaatgtgttttgtgaatatatatatatatatatatatatatatatatatatatatatatgaagagttcagatgcaaaagcctctacaGTAAGTGCCATCTGGAATTTTCATCTAAAATCCTCTATTTATGTTCAgttttttcactttaatagcctggaaaagtacctgcacattgcaattaaagtaaaatgactcgacctaagcataggagcttgataaaaatccaaattttagatgaaaatttcagatggcacttagaggcttttgcatctgaactcttcatatactAACCGTTTgtttagtaagtttttttttctaattttttatgtctcttgctgcatttatttgatcttaaaaataattttttatctcaaaataaaataattaatttattttgaaaatattctaatatataatattttgtgttcCTATCCCTTTCAGTTTTGGCTTCAGTGATAAGGAGACTATAAATGGCCATGTCCCTGTGGGCCTCTACGGCAATGGATTCAAGTCTGGATCCATGCGCTTAGGAAAAGACACTATTGTGTTTTCAAAGAATGGAGAGTCCATGTGTGTGGGCCTGCTGTCCCAGACATATCTTCAGGAGATCCATGCGGAGAATGTCATTGTACCTATTGTCTCATTTAAACGCATCGGACAGTCATATATCCTTACCTTCCAAATAAGCAAAGATAAGCCAAGACCTAAATGGATGGACAGCAAATAATATAAAGAGATGAAGAGGGTATTAGAGAGATGATATTACATATATTAGAAGTCCAGTGACTGATGTCTCTTATAGTCATGTGAGTTTCGGGAATAAGTTGTATTAGCTGTTTTAGGTAAACGTTTCACCACATATTTATATTCTCCAATTGATGTCTTTATCCTTGACCTTTCCTCCCACTCCGACCCGAGTCACAACACACAACGAGTCTTCAGGATATCCTGCGCTACTCTCTGTTCCAGACGGAGGAAGAGCTGCTCTGTGAGCTCAATGCTATCAATGCCACCAATGCACACCATGAGTCCACAGGAACACGAATAATCATCTGGAACCTCCGCAAGTAAGAGTGAAAAGATCACGATTATGTAGTTCAGAGCAGCATACTCTCGAGCTACCAGGCCCACGAATGCATGAATTATATGTTTcaggaatttatttttatttttttcctgctaCAGAACATCCACAGACAAATCTGAGTTTGACTTTGACACGGACCGCTATGACATCCAGATTCCATCTGAAGTATATGAGAGTGAAAAGGAGAAATACAAGCAACCGTCTCGTGTATTTCAGTCAAGCCCAGAGAGTGACTTCTCTCTGCGGGTGAGTATTTCACCCTCCTATGTTGAGAAGGTCTAACACAATACAGTCTACATAATGTATTTTCAGATATCACTTATTATGCATTACAGTTTAAAGATCATAAAAGTAATATGAGTCTATGCATGTTACCTTTTCATAGGCATACTGTAGCATCCTATACTTGAAGCCCAGAATGCAGATTATCATTCAAGGACAGAAAGTGAAAACCCAGCTGGTCTCTAAAAGCCTGGCACACATTGCCAAGGATAAATACAAACCCACCTTTCTAAATGTATCCACACAAACAAAAAGGAGCGAGCTGTAATTTCCTGTTTCACAAAGAAACCTTATACATTGTGATAATTATTGGAAATGTTGTTATTGGAAAATTATAAAGAAAGGTGTTCATTTTATGGTTCAAATTCTTATAATTAAAAAACACCCAATGACATAATCAGATAATTAAACTAATTTCTCGGCAGAATACAGGCCTAAATTGGTCAACCAACTCAATGAATGCATACATAGTGAGATTTCCTTGAGTCTTTTCTTCTCAGAGAGAAAGCATTCCTATCACATTTGGCTACAATACCAAGAGCAAAGAACATTACGGAGTCATGATGTACCATAGAAACAGGCTCATCAAAGCCTATGAACGTGTTGCATGTCAAAACAAGgtgattatttaaatttgtaatcaattataatttttgttgttgttgttgttggtcaaAACACCCCCTCTGCCACTTTctttaatgtaagaaatgttttctaGTTTATAACTTTTACTATTTAGAGTATCTGAATGCAATTTCAATCTTGGTTTTGCATTAGGCAAATGGAAAAGGAGTGGGAGTCATTGCAGTGATAGAGTGCAACTTCCTCAAGCCAACACACAATAAGCAGGACTTTGACTATACAGAAGAATATAGGTGAGTGTGATACTGTATGGGTGGATTGTAGAATATTGTAAGTTTGAGTTTGGAGTGATTCTTTTCTGTTAGTATAGGGGTGTCTGTAACTgagtacaaacttcataatcacgagaagaaggaggcgggaagcggcagacattcaaaatgaaaactttaatagccaaataaacacaaaacagcgcgacagcccctcgcagacgactgtcgcgcacaaacaaaaaccaaacacaaaataaagcccaggcctggtcctctctcgtccttcactgtcgtcgctcctcttttgtatccttccgatctcctccgtttgactcgagaccggtgagtggagcaggtgatgctcatttccaaatcactccaccggcctcgctccgttcccacggcccttggccccgccccactcgtcacagtgtcGAACtcagctcctggagggccactgccatTAAGAGTTTAGTtcaaaccctaattaaacacagtGTTGTGTTTGAATGTGCCAACTATGCCCACTATGGTTTCGGACACCACTACAAATggctgtttttaaatgcatagggGGCGTAAACACAGCCTAAGTCTTTAGGAGTGCTAGAAACtcaggcaggtgtgttggagtTGGTTGGTGCTACAGTCTGCACTGCAGTGGCCCTCCAGAAGCTGAGTTTGTCTCGTTTGTTAGTGTCTGTATATACTGTCCAGGCCATCTACATACATTCTAACTCTATAACAAGTACATTACATGTTAAATGCTAACAGTATAggtattcacatttaaattgtttcatctaattatgaatattttattttgtgagaaCATTTGCTACTTACTCATcagcgttgtttttttttttgatgagacaGGCAGGGTTACAAACAATTTGGGGAATTACAAGAATTGCCCGAAGAACCCTTGTTAAGTTCTGTTGTGACACAAGaaatcaataatatttattttaatatatttttgttcatgcaGGAAAACTATGTACACTTTAGGGGGGAAACTGGAAGACTATTGGAAAGCGATCCGCCAGAAGAAGGGGTTAAACACTACATTACCTATGGAGGATATCCCGTTAGTATACACTCACATACAACTTCAAAACATTCCATTGCCAGTTTATTcatcacatttaaatatataacccTTGTTCCTTGCTTAACATAAAGGAAGCGCCCTGATCAGACCTGGGTTCAGTGTGATGAATGTCAGAAATGGAGGAAACTTCCAGATTGCATCGACATGAATAAGCTCCCTGAAAAATGGTTCTGTCGTTTAAATCCAAACCCCCTGTTCAGGTTTGTTTAATCAGGCTTTTCATTGTATAGctttaaaaaagtttaacatCTAGATCAAAGCAAAAAGTTCCTAGGAGAATCGtagaaatattttacagtttgtcatatttgtgtgtttttgcaacaaaaaatCAATGAATTGCTTaacaaattgaaataatattagaaatattaaaataataatgataatagtacAATACAATTCAGTGCCCTTGAGTAACAGTTCATCAGAagacataaatattacattaaataacagTGAAGTCACCTTTTGATGAATAAATAgtaaagtaaacaaacagtgcagatataatGATTGTAGTGCAAATTAGCTCATTTAGTCTGATTTAGTCTGAGGTGACAAAAAgctcagagagcagttctttatttaaactggtggctggtggggggggggggttctgagGTTCAGAGCTCAGTGGTGCATGGATCAAAAGACGGGGTGGGGGTGTGGTAAGGTCGGGAGGGAGGGAGTTCAGATTCCTGACAGCCTTgtgaatgaagctgtccttcagtctgctggtcctggcgaTGGCAGCAGACAGAAGAAGCCGTGTgacgatgcagagggctttgcgggtgagatgggttccataaatgtcctgaaCGGAGGGAAGAGAGACACCAACAagcttctcagctgctctcactatgcgttgaagAGTCTTCCGGCAGGAGGACAtattgcaggcgccataccacacagtgatgcagctggtcaggatgctctcgatggtgctgctcactctctccacagtcccACCATGGACGGTCAGAGGAGCATGTTGAGTTTGCACtttcctgaagtcaacaacaatccccttcttcttctccacATTAAGAGAGAGATTGTTATCATTGCATCTCATAGCCAGGCgactcacctcgctcctgtagtttgtcttatctctgttgctaatgagaaccaccacagttgtgtcatccgcaaacttaatgaagaggttggattTTTTTAAGCAGTTATTTTGAAGACTTTTGAAAGCTTATGAAAATGACATCTATCTAATAACatacattaccatttaaaagtttgtaaTAAATTGCAAgaaattaatagatttttttttaattgcggaTGGTTCATTAAATTAAACTCTCACAGTTTCCCTGCGGTCCTTGCAAAGCTTATATAGACATGGATAAGTTTCATGTTATGCTTTCTATAACACTTCCCATTGGTGTTGCCTTCTAAGGAACTACTCAAAGCAAACTGACACCTCATCCATCCATATTACTGGTTTTCTAACCTTTTACCTGtctagtttttaaaataatgtaagagTGTTTGATTAGTAGATTGACTAGTATTAACTACTAAAATACTGTTTTACCGTTTCATTCCTCTGAGCCAAACAGAAACGATTGTTGACGCTTAGTCCCAAATATGAATTCTTTGGAAATATGAACAAACGCAAAGTAAAAGTAAAGTTTGTCATGCTTGcatgaaaacaaatacaaaataacacatttgcttGAGAGAACTATTTGAAAAAGCGtataaaaacacacaacatagtactttgacataaaacaaaccaaaaacaaggTTGAACCAGCGGTACATATCTGATAAAGCATTGGAATTTATGTCTTCAGGTCGAATCAGTGCTGATGCAGATTACAGCCAGTGGATCgatcatttatattatgtatattatgtatacatgtatacataatatattatgtaaataattcttACATAGTTTATTACACTTAACTTTTTAACATCAGGAACAATGTTTTGTTTCATGAGCTTTGAAATGATAACAATAATTAGTCATCATAGTTTACTGAATTACCCACATGGTTTTACtaattcaacagtttttatatatctacataattttagtatattacagttattttaataaGTCATAATTATAAACCCAATTCCATTTtgtaaaattcaataaaatcaagaatctgtgatttagtcattttctttaactttaataaATTTAACAATCTTTGCAAGCAAAAGTGGATCATGGCTTATCactttgtgccaaatttcatTAGAGAAGtctcaaacaaattaaaaatcacaCTTCTCAATGAACACAAAGTGaaaaaatcacacaaagaatTTAGGTATTTCACCTACTACAATATATAATGTTGTGAAAAGATTCAAGGAATCCAGAGAAATTTCAGTCTTTCAAGGGCAAGGCAGGAAATCTCAGTTGCATGTGCATGAGTCATGACCTTTGAACCCTCAGATGGCTCTGCCTAAGAAACTGTCATGCTGCggtgttaaatatagccacatggcctcaggagtacttcagaaaatcACTGTCACTAAACCCAGTCTGCCACTGCATCAATAAATGGAACTTGAATCACTGTTACTCTATGAGAAAGCCATAGATCAATTCTATGCAGTGATGCTGTGGGTTCTCTGGGCCCAAGCTCATCTCAGAAAGACAGTGGAAATgtgtgctgtggtcagatgagtcCACATTTCAACTTGTTTCTGGAAAAAGTGGATGTAGAGATCTCATTCCTAAAGACCAAATGGACCATTCAGACTTTCATCAGTGACAGATGCAAAAGCAGACATCTGTCATGGTGGGTGCAGCAGAACAAACAACATGGGTGACTGGCATATGTGCGAATGTACCACTGACATGGACGCATATATTGAAATTGTACAGAGACATATACTGCCATCAAGATGACATCTTTCGTGGGAAGTCCATGGTTATTAGATCAAGACAATGCCAGGTCTCGTTCTGGAAGTGCTACAACAGTGTGTTTTTTATGATACAGAGAGGATGTGCTAGACTGGCCTGCATGCAGTCCAGATCTGTCTCTTATTGAAAATGTCATGAAAAGAAGAATTAGACAATGACGATCACAGACTGCTGAGCATCTGAAGTCTTGAATCTTGCAACCTGTAACCATCTTACTTTTTTTTCCTTATGGATTTACATCTCTGAACAGACATAGggtcagatttactaacagcCTGCACCAGCGCAAACCATCTTTTggtgttaaaatagtactgtcagaaTTTACTGAAGGACATTATTATCACTGTTATTTTTGCTCCTGACCTtattgaatgtgcatttgtaGGAGAATGTAAAAATGAATCACAATGTGATTAACTAACGTTTGCATTtgtcaaattactggtatttgtgcCATTAATGCtccaaaaaagcatgtcttaaagcagACACCAAATATGCACATTGGCAATGAATCACcctcaaaaagttttttttttttttttttgcaatctcaTGCTAATTTCCCGTTTAGTAAATCAGGCCCATAATATGTGAAAACAcagatgtaatgtgtgtgtgtgtgtgtgtatgtgtgtgtgtgtgtgtgtgtgtgtgtgtgtgcaaatctcGAAACGTCCTAGCTCAAACAGCTATTCTTTCTACATCCAGGCGATGTGAACAAGAAGAAGAACCTGAAGATTCTGAAAATGAAACTACAGCATACCTGAAAACGTACAAACAGCAGTGAGTGAAAAATGTGTTGCAACAATTTATGTGTTTTGTTATCTGACTATGAATAAATAGACTCATTGTATAACCTAAGATATTAATAAGATAAGCCAGTGATTTGTTCAAAAGATGGGTTTCATATACCAGGTGTCCAGAGGTAATATAGTTGGACACTGATGTGCTTTATGTTGCCACAGGGAGAGAAACCTCAAGAAACAGCAAGAACAGAGAAGAACTCAGGTAATAATGTATTTCTCCATCCAGTGGTGGTGTGTTTTTTGCATTCTTATCTTtccagtctttatttatttattttattattattattaatttaattgggGATTTCTTTGTAATTTAATTGGGATTAGATTGAAGAAATCGGGTTAAGGCAGGGACAGCAGAGAAATGCAGCGCAGCTTCAACAGAGCGaggatctgagaaaaaaagttgacATTGTGCATCAGTTCTatcaaaaagtatgttttttttttttttgttttgtttttttacaatgcataatTAAGTAATTATAAATTCATGGAATATATTTAAGTCTTCCTTTTTGTTTCCATAGGCCCCTTCCTCACCCAGATCATCTACAGCCTCTTTGACATTGATGAGCTCTTTTAATTCAATGCCCCAATCACAGTCTGGTGAggttaaattttgtgtgtgcatttgtttttgaTACAGAACCTagattattctattattattttgtgtttcaacAGTTTCTAGCCCCTCGGACAGCATACCAGTGATTTCAAATACCATGTCCCTCTCCACTCCTAAAAGGTATATCAttctcattctttctttctctcattttACGCATGTATTTCTATCAACTCTCTTAATTctgtttatataattttgaaaccaagctaaacttttttgttttacagaacaaaAAGAAGTCTAGGATTGTCCCAGAGCCTAAATGTAAAAAGAGCAAGAACATCACATGACTACTGTAGCAACACTCCAGATAGTCCATCAACATCCACCACTACATCAGATGCCATAAACTCACCTTTGGGGAGTGTGAACTACAATGGAAATAAAGTTGATGAAAACAATGAAGAGAGCAGTGACAATGATGACGTTGTTATCGATGAAACCCACAGCACGCCAAGAACCAAAGCCTTTGACCTTTCCAAGGTGAAGACAGAAGAAAAGACCAGTGATGATGCACCAGAATTAAATATGGAGTGTAGTGATCAAGCTTCCATGGAAACTGAAACTGAAGACACCAGAAAGGAAACAGTGGAGGCATCAACTTCCAGTGGCCAAACAAGCATAAAAACCCAAACAGAACGTCTGACTGTAAAGGCAGAGGAAGGCCAGCAGATAAGAAATGAGATCAAGAAAGAAAAGATTGAGAATGATGCAAGACAGATGGAACAGAGCACTAATGAGGTAGAAAGCAGGATAAGTAACAATACAGAAATAATCAAAGACCCAATGGAGGTTGAGAAATGTAGCGGTGTAGAAGCCTTTAGACCAAATCTCATGAAGCTAGAGGAGATACCTAAGGAGAATAAGATTTTTGAACAGCATGCAAACTCAGATGTAGAAAACCAGGAAAGTATGACACCAACAACTTCCAAGACATCACTTTTTTCTGACAGAGACATAGACCTTATGCCAAGCCATGAAGCACAGAAGCAACAGGATAACCTTCTAGATCTCCTGGAGGCCACAGCCCGGGAGAGAGATGAATTGAGAGGTCAAGTTCAGGAGAAAGAAATCAAACTCTTGAAACTCACCAGGAAAAAGGACTGCAACCATCAGAGCATCCAGACAGATCCATCAGAGGAACAAAAATATAAGACTCTCTACTTACAGGCCACCCAGTGCATCAAAGAGCTTACAGAAGAAAGGGATGAGCTGAAAAAGAAACAGGTGGTGTTGCAAATCAAAGCTGAAAAAGAGGCTCAGGATGAGGTGTGTCATGACCGGTTGGAAGCTAGGGAGGAGGAACACTCATTAACAACGAGTGTTTATGGAAATATAGATGATGAAATGGCTCTTCAAGTGGACCTTCTCCTCAGAGAGCTGGACAAGCGCAacacagaatgcattgaactgaGAAGTAAGGTGAGAACCTGATATTTTTGACTCTCTTAATTCTTGTAACTAATAAGAAATTACAAGAGACCCTGTTGAAAAGACCAGCATGAACTTCCAGCCAGCTTAGTACAGGTTTGATGCTGTTCAAGgtgattttgccaaaaaaatcacaaattctgttatttactcaccACTCATGATGTTCAATATCTGTGACTTCTACAGTACCAGTAGTTCCAACTCAAATCTGTACCTGCTTGAAGTCACCTGTTTTTGAATGCTCCTGTGATTCTGTGCGCGCTCcaaaaagtttatatttacaaTGTGTTTTAGCACAATTGAGAATTGTAGCCAATCACATGCATCTCTGTTGaaagcaatggccaatcagaggtgttgtTTACTGTAGGTTAGTCAAAATCCACTCTGAACTCATTTTTGTTACCACAAGTTTACAGAGTTCTACACACTCACAGAtctcctgagaaaaaaaataatacactcTATGTAAGTAAGAGATTATGTAGTTAGTTATTGATTATATCCATAAACTGTATacaatttttaacaaattaaatcagTCAAATGTACATACTCAATGGCAGCCTTGCAAAGTTTAGAAAGTGTTTTTTCAGTTAGAGAAGATCTAATCATAGAAATTAGATACACTATTAAACATTAGACACCTTTGAAAAAGCTGATaagatagcaaaaaaaaaaaaaaacactgaaaaaagagcagatagaaattaatatttcaacAGGGATAGGCTAAAGCTAAGAGAATGAGGGATAGAAAGAAATAGACTCAACACTTTGTTATTATAGATAATAAGAATAATCTAGGATGTGGTACGGAAGTtttaagcggccatgcattataatatttttcttcttgttttctcattttaatgaattaattttctcgttatctcgacataacgaagttcgttttctcgttataacgacttcattttctctttttctcaacataacgaagttcgttttctcattataacgaattaattttctctaagaagtt encodes the following:
- the LOC113053174 gene encoding MORC family CW-type zinc finger protein 3-like isoform X1, whose translation is MAVQTERGIPLSALNPKFLHTNSTSHTWPFSAIAELIDNAYDPDVSAKQFWIDKTAIRGQDCLIFMDNGAGMDYDKMYKMLSFGFSDKETINGHVPVGLYGNGFKSGSMRLGKDTIVFSKNGESMCVGLLSQTYLQEIHAENVIVPIVSFKRIGQSFRPESQHTTSLQDILRYSLFQTEEELLCELNAINATNAHHESTGTRIIIWNLRKTSTDKSEFDFDTDRYDIQIPSEVYESEKEKYKQPSRVFQSSPESDFSLRAYCSILYLKPRMQIIIQGQKVKTQLVSKSLAHIAKDKYKPTFLNRESIPITFGYNTKSKEHYGVMMYHRNRLIKAYERVACQNKANGKGVGVIAVIECNFLKPTHNKQDFDYTEEYRKTMYTLGGKLEDYWKAIRQKKGLNTTLPMEDIPKRPDQTWVQCDECQKWRKLPDCIDMNKLPEKWFCRLNPNPLFRRCEQEEEPEDSENETTAYLKTYKQQERNLKKQQEQRRTQIEEIGLRQGQQRNAAQLQQSEDLRKKVDIVHQFYQKAPSSPRSSTASLTLMSSFNSMPQSQSVSSPSDSIPVISNTMSLSTPKRTKRSLGLSQSLNVKRARTSHDYCSNTPDSPSTSTTTSDAINSPLGSVNYNGNKVDENNEESSDNDDVVIDETHSTPRTKAFDLSKVKTEEKTSDDAPELNMECSDQASMETETEDTRKETVEASTSSGQTSIKTQTERLTVKAEEGQQIRNEIKKEKIENDARQMEQSTNEVESRISNNTEIIKDPMEVEKCSGVEAFRPNLMKLEEIPKENKIFEQHANSDVENQESMTPTTSKTSLFSDRDIDLMPSHEAQKQQDNLLDLLEATARERDELRGQVQEKEIKLLKLTRKKDCNHQSIQTDPSEEQKYKTLYLQATQCIKELTEERDELKKKQVVLQIKAEKEAQDEVCHDRLEAREEEHSLTTSVYGNIDDEMALQVDLLLRELDKRNTECIELRSKLDSLEQEKAQCEQLQREVVELRKQKEEKDRNTSSEQTCNANTAANLVNGIKMERESNKRPVEGENTVTPTKLRELRYSIARLLVTFVPALDLDQVNYDCEVIDEILNQVLQEIAPTETTIT
- the LOC113053174 gene encoding MORC family CW-type zinc finger protein 3-like isoform X2, which encodes MAVQTERGIPLSALNPKFLHTNSTSHTWPFSAIAELIDNAYDPDVSAKQFWIDKTAIRGQDCLIFMDNGAGMDYDKMYKMLSFGFSDKETINGHVPVGLYGNGFKSGSMRLGKDTIVFSKNGESMCVGLLSQTYLQEIHAENVIVPIVSFKRIGQSFRPESQHTTSLQDILRYSLFQTEEELLCELNAINATNAHHESTGTRIIIWNLRKTSTDKSEFDFDTDRYDIQIPSEVYESEKEKYKQPSRVFQSSPESDFSLRRESIPITFGYNTKSKEHYGVMMYHRNRLIKAYERVACQNKANGKGVGVIAVIECNFLKPTHNKQDFDYTEEYRKTMYTLGGKLEDYWKAIRQKKGLNTTLPMEDIPKRPDQTWVQCDECQKWRKLPDCIDMNKLPEKWFCRLNPNPLFRRCEQEEEPEDSENETTAYLKTYKQQERNLKKQQEQRRTQIEEIGLRQGQQRNAAQLQQSEDLRKKVDIVHQFYQKAPSSPRSSTASLTLMSSFNSMPQSQSVSSPSDSIPVISNTMSLSTPKRTKRSLGLSQSLNVKRARTSHDYCSNTPDSPSTSTTTSDAINSPLGSVNYNGNKVDENNEESSDNDDVVIDETHSTPRTKAFDLSKVKTEEKTSDDAPELNMECSDQASMETETEDTRKETVEASTSSGQTSIKTQTERLTVKAEEGQQIRNEIKKEKIENDARQMEQSTNEVESRISNNTEIIKDPMEVEKCSGVEAFRPNLMKLEEIPKENKIFEQHANSDVENQESMTPTTSKTSLFSDRDIDLMPSHEAQKQQDNLLDLLEATARERDELRGQVQEKEIKLLKLTRKKDCNHQSIQTDPSEEQKYKTLYLQATQCIKELTEERDELKKKQVVLQIKAEKEAQDEVCHDRLEAREEEHSLTTSVYGNIDDEMALQVDLLLRELDKRNTECIELRSKLDSLEQEKAQCEQLQREVVELRKQKEEKDRNTSSEQTCNANTAANLVNGIKMERESNKRPVEGENTVTPTKLRELRYSIARLLVTFVPALDLDQVNYDCEVIDEILNQVLQEIAPTETTIT